Proteins encoded in a region of the Thunnus maccoyii chromosome 4, fThuMac1.1, whole genome shotgun sequence genome:
- the mrps25 gene encoding 28S ribosomal protein S25, mitochondrial — protein sequence MPMKGRFPIRRTLEYLQKGDIIFKNRVKIMTVNYNTHGELSDGARKFVFFNIPQIQYKNPWVQIMMFKNMTPSPFLKFYLDDGEQVLVDVEGKDYKQISQHVKKILGKSQEVLQAEAQAKMQASNPANFGPKKYCLRECICEVEGQMPCPGTTPLPKEMTGKYRTQMAASQE from the exons ATGCCTATGAAAGGAAGGTTTCCGATCAGGAGGACACTGGAATACCTCCAGAAAGGAGAcatcatctttaaaaacagagtgaaGATCATGACGGTGAATTACAACACACACGGAGAGCTCAGCGACGGAGCAAG AAAGTTCGTGTTCTTCAATATTCCTCAAATTCAGTACAAAAACCCGTGGGTCCAAATAATGATGTTCAAAAACATGACACCATCACCATTCTTGAAGTTCTACCTGG ATGATGGGGAGCAAGTACTGGTTGATGTGGAGGGAAAAGACTACAAACAAATTTCACAACATGTGAAGAAGATTTTGGGCAAATCACA AGAAGTGTTACAGGCAGAAGCTCAAGCCAAGATGCAGGCCTCCAATCCTGCCAACTTTGGGCCAAAGAAGTACTGTCTGAGGGAGTGTATCTGTGAAGTGGAGGGACAGATGCCCTGTCCTGGCACCACGCCACTGCCCAAAGAGATGACGGGCAAATATCGTACCCAGATGGCAGCGTCACAGGAGTGA
- the LOC121895146 gene encoding rabenosyn-5, producing MASSYPPPFEGTGEVKEGFLCPLCLKDLQSFYQLQDHYEEEHSGDDRHVRGQLKSLVQKAKKAKDKLLKRDGEDRPDTGSYESFYYGGVDPYMWEPQELGATKSHLDFFKKHRAARIDHYVIEVNKLIIRLEKLTSFDRVNSDAAKIRAIEKSVVSWVNDSDVPFCPDCGNKFNIRNRRHHCRLCGSIMCRKCMEFVPLPLAQKLISGTREALCVPGSPSQSQSPPTGGGGGSGMGSRRGSISSLSSVTSMLEEKDDEKIRCCHHCMDTLLKRQQKLEEKDHMPDIVKLYERLRMCMEKVDEKAPEYIRMAESLNAGETTYSLDKAGGLRLEVQKYYELIDALSKKILTLGVKDDPPPHPKTLQLQKMIRYTATLFVQEKLLGLMSLPTKEKYEELKEKRKQEQEKRLQQERLAAQEALKRRQESERNRPPASTNGELSQAPRAPRMTKAGGWLPSSDSANARSELDDPLLQQIKNIQSFLRQAQEAQRADEVAMLEENLRQLQDEYDQQQTSLAIALSQKLAEEESLQQGELNRLEAWEREEREHRGPAVGSIQPSFTWEKSLDISPAGGFQGEEDTAAEDLTPKAERSPSSVRAFPALTSQEESPPRLRSLGGHVTPPGGEGQNSSSLNPFDEEDSTPVEEDPSNPFSEDIKKEHKEVTNGKKEYNPFDDDNEEEVEEDKQAETAPGNPFEEEDDTDAGNPFMEASGNSPGASTNPFDGEDDDEVLPDVDMIEEELLLQQIDNIRAYIFDAKLNGRLDEMELLSENLRELQHTLQEQKKKKH from the exons ATGGCCTCCAGCTACCCGCCCCCTTTTGAAGGCACAGGTGAAGTGAAGGAGGGCTTTCTTTGCCCATTGTGCCTCAAGGACCTGCAGTCATTCTACCAGCTCCAAGACCACTACGAGGAGGAGCACTCTGGGGATGACCGCCATGTTAGAGGACAGCTGAAAA GTTTGGTTCAGAAGGCAAAGAAAGCTAAAGATAAGCTGTTGAAGAGGGATGGAGAAGACAGACCGGACACTGGCAGCTATGAGTCCTTCTACTATGGTGGAGTGGACCCCTACATGTGGGAGCCTCAGGAGCTGG GGGCAACTAAAAGCCACCTGGACTTCTTTAAAAAACACCGGGCAGCCAGGATAGATCACTACGTCATTGAGGTCAATAAACTTATCATCAGACTGGAAAAG TTGACGTCTTTTGACAGGGTGAACTCGGATGCCGCCAAAATCAGAG CCATTGAGAAGTCAGTAGTGTCATGGGTGAACGACTCAGATGTCCCGTTCTGTCCTGACTGCGGAAACAAGTTCAACATCCGGAACAGACGGCACCACTGCCGTCTCTGTGGGTCCATCATGTGTAGGAAGTGCATGGAGTTTGTCCCCTTACCTCTGGCCC AAAAGCTCATTAGTGGGACACGAGAGGCCCTGTGTGTACCTGGAAGCCCCAGTCAGTCCCAGTCTCCCCCAACAGGGGGTGGCGGTGGCAGTGGGATGGGCTCTAGGAGAGGCAGCATCAGCAGCCTGAGCAGCGTCACCTCCATGCTAGAAGAAAAGGACGACGAGAAGATTCGCTGCTGTCACCACTGTATGGACACACTGCTAAAGAGACAACAGAAACTGGAAGAGAAAGACCACATGCCTGACATAGTGAAACTTTACGAG AGGCTGAGGATGTGCATGGAGAAAGTGGATGAAAAGGCTCCAGAATACATCAGAATGGCGGAGTCTCTCAA TGCCGGAGAAACCACATACAGTCTTGACAAGGCTGGTGGACTGAGACTGGAAGTACAGAAATACTACGAGCTAATCGATGCCCTAAG tAAGAAGATTTTAACACTGGGAGTGAAAGATGATCCACCTCCGCATCCAAAGACACTCCAGCTTCAGAAGATGATCCGCTATACAGCCACGCTGTTTGTCCAG GAGAAGCTGTTAGGTCTCATGTCTTTACCAACTAAGGAGAAATATGAAGAgctgaaagaaaagaggaaacaggaacAAGAGAAGCGACTCCAACAAGAGAGACTG GCAGCACAGGAGGCCCTGAAGAGGAGGCAGGAGTCTGAGAGAAACCGTCCACCTGCCAGCACCAATGGAGAGCTGTCGCAGGCCCCTAGAGCGCCACGCATGACCAAAGCTGGTGGTTGGTTGCCCTCCTCAGACTCTGCCAATGCACGTAGTGAGCTGGATGACCCCCTCCTGCAGCAGATCAAGAACATTCAGTCATTCCTTCGTCAGGCGCAGGAGGCCCAGAGGGCAGATGAGGTAGCGATGCTTGAGGAGAACTTGCGTCAGCTGCAGGACGAATATGACCAGCAGCAGACCAGCCTGGCCATCGCTCTCTCTCAGAAGCTGGCTGAGGAAGAGAGCCTGCAGCAGGGGGAGCTCAATCGCCTGGAGGCCTGGgaaagggaagagagggagcacAGGGGCCCTGCTGTGGGCTCCATCCAACCTTCTTTCACCTGGGAGAAGTCTCTGGATATCAGCCCAGCAGGGGGCTTTCAGGGAGAGGAAGACACAGCAGCAGAGGACTTGACTCCTAAAGCTGAGAGGAGCCCCTCATCTGTAAGAGCGTTCCCTGCTCTCACAAGCCAAGAGGAGTCACCTCCCAGGTTGAGGAGCTTAGGGGGGCATGTAACCCCTCCTGGTGGCGAAGGACAGAACAGCAGCTCCCTTAACCCTTTCGATGAAGAAGACTCTACTCCCGTTGAGGAGGATCCATCTAATCCCTTCTCTGAGGACATCAAAAAGGAACACAAAGAAGTAACCAATGGAAAGAAAGAATACAACCCCTTTGATGACGATAATGAAGAGGAAGTTGAGGAGGACAAGCAGGCTGAGACTGCACCTGGCAACCCCTTTGAGGAGGAGGACGATACTGACGCAGGTAACCCTTTCATGGAGGCCTCTGGGAATTCTCCTGGAGCCTCGACCAACCCCTTTGACggggaggatgatgatgaggttTTGCCAGATGTGGACATGATAGAGGAGGAACTGCTGCTACAGCAGATTGACAACATTAGGGCCTACATTTTTGACGCCAAGCTGAACGGCCGTCTCGATGAAATGGAGCTCCTGTCAGAGAACCTGAGAGAGCTACAGCACACCCTGCaggaacagaagaaaaagaaacactga
- the trh gene encoding pro-thyrotropin-releasing hormone, translated as MKSTCLLILASVMVCILTVSRGQGIPAEDETDRRTIDDIILQRAESLLLRSILKKIQDEDGRNDGFSSQPEWVTKRQHPGKRYSEDLEKRQHPGRREEDEDEQYLDVQRRQHPGKREDEMDSFMELQKRQHPGKRTTTGHISENPVVLLSELSKRQHPGKRYLVLHSKRQHPGKRYQEDEDGDGDWDADEEEDLSELEKRQHPGKRFWDNSSPDLGTTSPCDVLDPTSCSKTNLLLDFLDNINKSHAEEKRQHPGKRFASEDDLVEGE; from the exons ATGAAGTCGACATGTCTGCTCATCTTGGCTTCTGTCATGGTCTGCATCTTGACGGTGTCCAGAGGACAGGGTATCCCTGCTGAGGATGAGACGGACCGAAGGACCATAGACGACATCATactacagagagcagagagtctCCTGTTACGGTCCATTCTCAAAAAGATTCAGGATGAAGACGGCAGAAATG ATGGATTTTCTTCTCAGCCAGAATGGGTGACAAAACGACAGCATCCCGGTAAGAGGTACAGCGAGGATTTGGAGAAGCGGCAGCATCcggggaggagagaagaggacgAGGATGAACAGTACTTGGATGTTCAAAGGAGACAGCACCCAGGCAAACGCGAAGATGAAATGGACTCGTTCATGGAGCTCCAGAAAAGGCAGCACCCGGGAAAGCGCACCACGACGGGACACATTTCTGAAAACCCTGTAGTACTGCTGAGTGAACTTTCAAAACGACAGCACCCAGGCAAGCGCTACCTGGTGCTGCACAGCAAACGTCAGCACCCAGGTAAGCGCTATCAAGAGGATGAGGATGGCGATGGGGACTGGGATGCGGATGAAGAAGAAGACCTCTCAGAGTTGGAAAAGCGCCAGCACCCCGGGAAACGGTTTTGGGATAACTCGAGTCCGGATTTAGGCACTACCAGTCCGTGTGATGTATTGGACCCTACGAGCTGCAGCAAGACCAATCTGCTGCTCGACTTTTTAGACAACATTAACAAGAGTCATGCCGAGGAGAAGAGACAACACCCGGGTAAAAGGTTTGCATCTGAAGATGATTTAGTGGAAGGAGAGTAG